CTTCTCGCTCGGCATCGTCGAGCTGATCGAGCGGTCCGCCGAGGACGACGTGGTCGGCCACCTCGGCCCCGACCTGCTCGGACCGGACTGGGACGAGGCCGAGGCGCTGCGCCGGCTGCACGAGCACGACGACCTGCCGATCGGCGAGGTGCTCCTCGACCAGACCCGGCTGGCCGGCATCGGCACGATGTACCGCGCCGAGCTCTGCTTCATCAGCGGCGTGCACCCGACGCTGCCGGTCGGCGACGTGCCCGACCTGACCCGGCTCGTCCGGCGGGCCAAGCAGATGCTCGAGCTCAACAAGGAGCGGGCGATCCAGTCGACGACCGGCGACCTGCGCGAGCGCGAGCGGATGTGGGTCTTCCGCCGCGACCGCAGCCCGTGCCGGCGGTGCCGCACCCCGATCGCCGTCGACATGTTCGGCGTCCCGGGGCGCGAGCGGGCGGCGTACTGGTGCCCGTCCTGCCAGCCCGCACCCGCGGCCCCGGGCCGGACCGGCTAGAGCAGGCCCAGCCCCTCGATCCGCACCGGCCGCTTGCTCAGCGCGCGCACGGTCACCTTGCCCGAGCGGGGCGCACCGAACGTCGCGACCCGGACCAGCACCTTCACGTGCCGCTGCGCCGAGGCCAGCGAGACGGTCCCGACCCGCTTCCCGGCGACCAGGACCGCGACCCGGCCGAGCCCGGGACCGGTGGAGACGACGAGCGCCACGTCGGTGAAGCGCTTGCCCTTCAGCGAGACCTGCGCGCCCTTCGAGGTCGCCTCGAGGTAGCCGTGGTGGTAGCTCTTCGGGCTCCGGTGCCGCGTCCAGTCCCGCGGGGAGCGGCCCAGCGCCGAGGTGTCGTACGGCGTCGCGAACACGCGCCGGGCCGGGCTCGGGTCCAGGTTGCCGGCCGCGTCCCGCGCCGCCACCGTCACGACGTGGCGGCCGGCCGACAGCCCGGTGACCCGGACGCGGTCGCCGGAGCAGGCGACGACGGCGCCGTCGAGCGCACAGCGGAAGGTGGTGCCGGCCTCGCTGGCCCGGAACCGGACCGTCGCCGTGCGGGCGAGCGAGAAGCTGCCCGGACCGGCGGTGATCTCGGTGTCGGGGGCGGTGGTGTCGGCGGCGCCCCGGTGGATCGTCACGTCGGCGTCGTCGGCCGGGTCGTTGCGGGTGTAGCTGCCGCCGACCACGCTGCCGACGGAGTACGTCGTCGTGTCGTCGTCCCCGACGGCGAGGTCCGCGGTGCAGGTCGCGACGCCACCGGCGTCGGCGCCCGCGGTGCACAGCTCACCCCCGGTCGCGCGGTCGACGAACGTGACCGTCGCCTGGGAGACGTCGCCCGCCTCGGGGCTCGTGTCGCTGACGGTGGCCCGCAGCGCGACCGTCGCCGTCGGGTCCGAGGCGTCGTCGGTGGTCGCCGAGGTGGGGCCGGTGTAGGCCACGCCAGCGGCGTCCGGGGTGACGGTCGTGGTGAAGTCGTCGGTCGCGGTCGCTCCCCCGGCGCCCGGCTCGGACACGCTGAGCGTGCCGACGTGGCTGCCGGGCGGCGCGAGGACCGGACCGCTGATCGTGAAGGTCGCCGTGCCCGGACGGACGCCGTCCGCCGACGCCGACGTGCGGGTGACCGTCAGGCCGGCGACGCCGCTGAGGGTGCCGGTCAGCTGGTCGCCGTCGACGCTGGCCGAGGTCGCGTCGACCGTGACCGGCGCGGCGAAGGGGTGGCTGTACTGCGCCGACTGGTCCGGCACGTCGCCGAGCGACATGGTCGAGGCGATGGAGAAGTCGGCGTCGTTGACGTCGAAGAAGTAGTTGTCGACGGCCTCGACGCGGATCCGCGCGTGGCTCGTGCTCACCTGCGGCAGCGTGACCGCCTCGGACCCGTCGTTGGCCGTCGCGGCCACGAGCTCGCGGGGGTAGGTCTGGCCGCCGTCGGTCGACAGCAGGATCCGCACCTGCGGCGCCAGGCCCGCCGCCGCGGTGCCGTTGACGGCCCACGTCACGGTCTCGGGCGTCCCGCCCTGCGCCGGCTGCCCGGCGGTGGGACGCGACGTCACGAGGAACGGTCCGGCGCTCGGGGAGGTCGTCAGCACGACGTCGTCGTGCGCGGTGCCGCCACCGGTCGGGAAGCCGTCGCGCGCGGTCAGCCGGAAGTGCATCGCACCGCCCGTGACCGAGTTGCCGTAGCTCGAGGTGGGGAGGAACTCCGAGTAGCAGTCCACGGTGGCGGCCGGCACCTCGGCCGAGGTGTCGGCGGGGGCGGCGGGGCAGGTCCCGCTGGCGGCGTTGGTGTTGCCGGCCAGCACCTGGGTCAGGTCGGGGAAGGTCCGGCTGGTGGTGCCGTCGGCGAGGTTCTCCCCCGGCGAGGGCGAGACCAGCGCGTCGTCGTCGGAGACCTGCGCGGCGGTGCCGAAGACCCGGAAGAGCGGGCCGTCGGTCTTGGTGTTGCTGACAAGGGCGGTGCCGCCCGCGACGGAGACGCTGCCGGTGTCGTTCTGCTCCCACAGGTAGGTCAGCGCGTCGCCGTCCTCGTCCGCGCCCGACCCGGTCAGCGTGAACGGCGTCCGGATCGGGAGGGTGCGGTCCGCGGGTGCGGTGACGGTGGGCGCGTGGTTGCCGGTCGCGTTGACGGTACCGCCGTTGGTGCGCGGCCCGCCCTGGACCTGCACGCCGACGAAGCCCGTCACCCCGCCCGTGACCGCACCGATGCCGAGCCGCGACAGGTCGGTGTTCCGGCAGCCGGTCCCGGTGTTGAAGGTCGCCTCGAAGCCGTCGTCGCTGAGCTGGGGGCTGTCGGAGTCGTAGCCGCTGAGCACCGGACGGCAGCCGGTCAGCTGGAAGATCTGCGAGGACACGTTGAGGGCGGTGTACGTCGTGGTGCCGCGCACCACGGTCACCGGCGCGTGCCCGGGGTAGGTGAGCTGGAACGAGTCGCCGTCGGTGTCGAAGCCGGCGAGCGCGACCGTCTGCGACTCGCTGCTGGTGCCCGGTGCCGCGGCCGCGGTGGTGCTGATCTCGTCGATGCTGCGCTGGGAGAAGTAGGGGTCGGTGTGTCGCTGCAGGTCGTCCTGCCCGCAGATACCGGCGTACGCCATCACCGAGGAGCCCGACCCGGGCTCGACCGACGTGCCGCCGTTGCGGTTGAGCGACGAGCAGTTGACCTGGGTCCCGTTGAAGGTGTGGTTGCCGCCGAACTGGTGGCCCATCTCGTGCGCGACGTAGTCGATCGCGTAGAAGTCGCCCTTCGGGAACGGCAGCCCCGTGCAGCCGTCGGCCTTGCTCGGCCCGCCGACGACGCCGAGGCCGGCGATCCCGCCGCCGTTGACGCCCAGGCCGATGTGGCCGATGTCGAAGGTGTCCGCGCCGACCAGCTGCCCGAGCACGAACTCGTTGCGGTCCAGGGTGCCGCCGCCGCAGGAGGCGAGGTCGTCCGCCGTGAAGCAGGCGCTCGCGCCGCACGGGCCGTCGGGCCCGGTCGCCTTCGCGTCGGTGTCGAGGTTGAGGCGGTCGGTGCCGTCGATCAGGACCAGCTTGATCGCGAGGTCGTCGTTGTAGACCTGGTTGACGCGGTTCATCAGCGTCGCCTTCTCGGCCAGCACGTTCGCGCTGCCGAAGTAGGCGGCGTACGTCGGATCCGTCAGGAACGCGAGCCGGTAGGTCCGCCGCTGGACCTCGGCGGTCCGCTGCGCGGTCGGCGCCGCGGGAGCGGCCGCGAGCGCCGCGGCCGTGTCGGCCGCGTCGCGCTCGACGAAGGTGCCCTCCGGCTGGCGCAGGGCGGCGCCGTAGTAGCTCAGGTGCGTGGTCGCGCCGCGCTGGTCGTACGCCGGGTCGACGTACCACGCCCGGTCGCCGCCGGGACC
The Nocardioides luti genome window above contains:
- a CDS encoding M12 family metallo-peptidase; protein product: MSSLRSFVVLVVLAVAAVLLPTALTAPARAAAPGGSDLFTPLSGFTVGDAPRGVRTRVTPTAYAAYHLDLAGVRATLAGARAAAPATLRVPDPSGDLVRFRVQEDSVMEPGLQARHPEIRTYAGRGVDDPTRTIRLDVTPSGFHASVRGPGGDRAWYVDPAYDQRGATTHLSYYGAALRQPEGTFVERDAADTAAALAAAPAAPTAQRTAEVQRRTYRLAFLTDPTYAAYFGSANVLAEKATLMNRVNQVYNDDLAIKLVLIDGTDRLNLDTDAKATGPDGPCGASACFTADDLASCGGGTLDRNEFVLGQLVGADTFDIGHIGLGVNGGGIAGLGVVGGPSKADGCTGLPFPKGDFYAIDYVAHEMGHQFGGNHTFNGTQVNCSSLNRNGGTSVEPGSGSSVMAYAGICGQDDLQRHTDPYFSQRSIDEISTTAAAAPGTSSESQTVALAGFDTDGDSFQLTYPGHAPVTVVRGTTTYTALNVSSQIFQLTGCRPVLSGYDSDSPQLSDDGFEATFNTGTGCRNTDLSRLGIGAVTGGVTGFVGVQVQGGPRTNGGTVNATGNHAPTVTAPADRTLPIRTPFTLTGSGADEDGDALTYLWEQNDTGSVSVAGGTALVSNTKTDGPLFRVFGTAAQVSDDDALVSPSPGENLADGTTSRTFPDLTQVLAGNTNAASGTCPAAPADTSAEVPAATVDCYSEFLPTSSYGNSVTGGAMHFRLTARDGFPTGGGTAHDDVVLTTSPSAGPFLVTSRPTAGQPAQGGTPETVTWAVNGTAAAGLAPQVRILLSTDGGQTYPRELVAATANDGSEAVTLPQVSTSHARIRVEAVDNYFFDVNDADFSIASTMSLGDVPDQSAQYSHPFAAPVTVDATSASVDGDQLTGTLSGVAGLTVTRTSASADGVRPGTATFTISGPVLAPPGSHVGTLSVSEPGAGGATATDDFTTTVTPDAAGVAYTGPTSATTDDASDPTATVALRATVSDTSPEAGDVSQATVTFVDRATGGELCTAGADAGGVATCTADLAVGDDDTTTYSVGSVVGGSYTRNDPADDADVTIHRGAADTTAPDTEITAGPGSFSLARTATVRFRASEAGTTFRCALDGAVVACSGDRVRVTGLSAGRHVVTVAARDAAGNLDPSPARRVFATPYDTSALGRSPRDWTRHRSPKSYHHGYLEATSKGAQVSLKGKRFTDVALVVSTGPGLGRVAVLVAGKRVGTVSLASAQRHVKVLVRVATFGAPRSGKVTVRALSKRPVRIEGLGLL
- a CDS encoding Fpg/Nei family DNA glycosylase, with amino-acid sequence MPEGDTVYRAGRLLDRSLTGHELVRSDFRVPQHATADLSGGTVVGTVSRGKHLLTRVDRGSESWTLHTHLKMEGAWRVLDHGRKWPRPVHQARVVLHTDTKVAVGFSLGIVELIERSAEDDVVGHLGPDLLGPDWDEAEALRRLHEHDDLPIGEVLLDQTRLAGIGTMYRAELCFISGVHPTLPVGDVPDLTRLVRRAKQMLELNKERAIQSTTGDLRERERMWVFRRDRSPCRRCRTPIAVDMFGVPGRERAAYWCPSCQPAPAAPGRTG